A region of Larimichthys crocea isolate SSNF chromosome X, L_crocea_2.0, whole genome shotgun sequence DNA encodes the following proteins:
- the pecam1b gene encoding platelet endothelial cell adhesion molecule isoform X7, producing the protein MGLLLLFTSTLLSSYFHPWIVVNAEPYFVLRAITLTIEPGANVTRDTSVTLRCHASISSSGQEPLSREYTLYKGSERIYNKVMSTSEDFLHQLPNARLSDTGKYKCEIRIKDKSKTSENVELTVTGLSKPVLHVNNSMVSEGEEVIATCMAPGERGSFYFYFYEDSKEIHNMQASSNQAEARLSINSVGSHIIHCEYAVLVIPFVFKSEQSDTLKVSVTELSIAVSLDISPQHNIYEGDQIDITCSVINFPQRSYKSNLYLSQGDKILKVEEKTTFTHSMIIKAKDSVLFECGLEMGNVKKVTTKKVSVTELFSVPTLTMSPAEVFQRDAITLTCRSENYAPQRLKDEELTYSLEPTLNLQEHGKGVYSVKATFRDINITCIAKARDLMKQSEILAVRPKVRASRPRISVIGRAIIQQPITILCQSDSGSLPINYTLFKGYDALNTISVKDSFQQALFTVTINRADEIKQYTCEADNTKGRMQSESSDRLRAFVTEPLKNPALIVIPEVEQIFEGGHLSLICTVTGTPPVTFKFYQQGNKDPLHTTTSNENHTSYEVPRLSKAHSGKYFCEADNHAHQVVSTELVNIEVRMAIWKKALIGGSCLLALSVLVVVCVLCFKSKRGKREAPAELSVKPSSPKSDDSLTVNLTHDTEVYNADTDAAPLYDGTEGRVTNGVRDSAASLPADFSNRSSYSIPATV; encoded by the exons ATGGGCCTCCTACTACTGTTTACCTCCACACTCCTGTCCAGCT ACTTCCATCCATGGATAGTGGTGAACGCAGAGCCAT ATTTCGTGTTGAGGGCCATCACCCTGACCATCGAGCCCGGTGCTAATGTGACTAGGGACACCTCTGTGACTCTGAGATGCCATGCTAGCATCAGCAGCTCAGGCCAGGAGCCACTGAGCCGTGAGTACACTTTATACAAGGGCTCGGAGAGAATCTACAACAAGGTCATGAGCACCTCAGAGGATTTTCTGCACCAACTACCCAACGCCAGACTCTCCGACACCGGCAAATATAAGTGTGAAATCAGGATTAAGGACAAATCTAAGACCAGCGAAAACGTGGAACTCACAGTAACAG GACTGTCAAAACCAGTTCTCCATGTTAACAACAGTATGGTTAGTGAAGGGGAGGAGGTCATCGCCACATGTATGGCTCCCGGCGAAAGAGGCTCCTTTTACTTCTACTTCTACGAGGACTCCAAAGAGATCCATAATATGCAGGCCAGCTCCAACCAGGCAGAGGCCAGGCTTTCCATTAACAGCGTTGGTAGCCACATAATACACTGTGAATATGCTGTCCTCGTAATCCCCTTCGTCTTCAAATCAGAGCAAAGCGACACCCTCAAAGTTTCAGTCACTG AGCTTTCGATCGCAGTAAGTTTGGACATTTCCCCTCAGCACAATATTTATGAGGGGGATCAAATTGACATCACGTGCAGTGTCATCAACTTTCCACAAAGATCTTACAAGTCCAACCTCTACCTGAGTCAAGGGGACAAGATTCTCAAAGTTGAGGAAAAGACCACATTTACTCACAGCATGATAATAAAGGCAAAAGACTCTGTGCTGTTTGAGTGCGGATTGGAGAtgggaaatgtgaaaaaagtcaCCACAAAGAAGGTCTCAGTAACCG AGCTGTTTTCAGTGCCCACTCTCACCATGTCTCCAGCTGAAGTCTTTCAAAGGGACGCTATAACACTGACCTGCAGGAGTGAGAACTATGCTCCTCAAAGACTCAAAGACGAAGAGTTGACTTACAGTCTTGAGCCAACTCTAAACCTACAGGAGCACGGGAAAGGAGTATATTCTGTCAAGGCCACCTTCCGTGATATCAACATTACCTGTATAGCTAAAGCCAGGGATCTcatgaaacaaagtgaaatcCTGGCTGTACGTCCTAAAG tTCGTGCCTCACGTCCAAGGATCTCAGTGATTGGCAGGGCAATCATACAACAGCCCATCACAATCCTCTGTCAGTCGGACTCTGGCAGCCTGCCAATAAACTACACTCTGTTTAAGGGTTATGATGCACTGAACACAATCAGCGTTAAGGATTCTTTTCAACAAGCTCTTTTCACAGTCACCATCAACAGGgctgatgaaataaaacagtacaCATGCGAAGCAGACAATACTAAGGGTAGAATGCAAAGCGAGAGCAGTGACAGACTCAGAGCTTTTGTCACAG AGCCTCTAAAGAACCCAGCTCTGATCGTTATTCCCGAAGTGGAACAAATTTTTGAGGGAGGCCATCTTTCCCTCATATGTACAGTAACAGGCACCCCTCCAGTTACTTTTAAGTTTTACCAACAAGGCAACAAAGACCCACTGCATACCACCACTTCCAATGAGAACCACACAAGCTATGAGGTCCCCAGGTTGTCCAAAGCGCACAGTGGCAAGTACTTCTGCGAAGCTGACAACCACGCCCATCAAGTTGTCTCAACTGAATTGGTCAACATAGAGG tGCGCATGGCGATATGGAAGAAAGCTCTAATCGGAGGGTCCTGTCTATTGGCGCTGTCAGtactggtggtggtgtgtgttctgtgcttCAAATCCAAGAGAG GTAAAAGAGAAGCACCTGCTGAATTGTCAGT AAAGCCTTCAAGCCCTAAATCAGATGACTCTTTAACAGTGAATCTAACCCACGACACAGAGGTTTATAACGCAGACACAG ACGCAGCGCCACTCTATGATGGCACAGAGGGGAGAGTGACCAATGGGGTGCGAGATAGCGCGGCATCGCTTCCCGCTGACTTCAGCAACAGGAGCAGCTACAGTATTCCAGCCACAGTGTAG
- the pecam1b gene encoding platelet endothelial cell adhesion molecule isoform X3, whose amino-acid sequence MGLLLLFTSTLLSSYFHPWIVVNAEPYFVLRAITLTIEPGANVTRDTSVTLRCHASISSSGQEPLSREYTLYKGSERIYNKVMSTSEDFLHQLPNARLSDTGKYKCEIRIKDKSKTSENVELTVTGLSKPVLHVNNSMVSEGEEVIATCMAPGERGSFYFYFYEDSKEIHNMQASSNQAEARLSINSVGSHIIHCEYAVLVIPFVFKSEQSDTLKVSVTELSIAVSLDISPQHNIYEGDQIDITCSVINFPQRSYKSNLYLSQGDKILKVEEKTTFTHSMIIKAKDSVLFECGLEMGNVKKVTTKKVSVTELFSVPTLTMSPAEVFQRDAITLTCRSENYAPQRLKDEELTYSLEPTLNLQEHGKGVYSVKATFRDINITCIAKARDLMKQSEILAVRPKVRASRPRISVIGRAIIQQPITILCQSDSGSLPINYTLFKGYDALNTISVKDSFQQALFTVTINRADEIKQYTCEADNTKGRMQSESSDRLRAFVTEPLKNPALIVIPEVEQIFEGGHLSLICTVTGTPPVTFKFYQQGNKDPLHTTTSNENHTSYEVPRLSKAHSGKYFCEADNHAHQVVSTELVNIEVRMAIWKKALIGGSCLLALSVLVVVCVLCFKSKRGKREAPAELSVKPSSPKSDDSLTVNLTHDTEVYNADTVKVDKATVSVWSKRPPEDDVVDDEESSVVNSEPDVEYTEVVHPQPVDPNRGAADHHDYQGSVEYAELNGEHPEINHYRPEVNSFHDLPEPVD is encoded by the exons ATGGGCCTCCTACTACTGTTTACCTCCACACTCCTGTCCAGCT ACTTCCATCCATGGATAGTGGTGAACGCAGAGCCAT ATTTCGTGTTGAGGGCCATCACCCTGACCATCGAGCCCGGTGCTAATGTGACTAGGGACACCTCTGTGACTCTGAGATGCCATGCTAGCATCAGCAGCTCAGGCCAGGAGCCACTGAGCCGTGAGTACACTTTATACAAGGGCTCGGAGAGAATCTACAACAAGGTCATGAGCACCTCAGAGGATTTTCTGCACCAACTACCCAACGCCAGACTCTCCGACACCGGCAAATATAAGTGTGAAATCAGGATTAAGGACAAATCTAAGACCAGCGAAAACGTGGAACTCACAGTAACAG GACTGTCAAAACCAGTTCTCCATGTTAACAACAGTATGGTTAGTGAAGGGGAGGAGGTCATCGCCACATGTATGGCTCCCGGCGAAAGAGGCTCCTTTTACTTCTACTTCTACGAGGACTCCAAAGAGATCCATAATATGCAGGCCAGCTCCAACCAGGCAGAGGCCAGGCTTTCCATTAACAGCGTTGGTAGCCACATAATACACTGTGAATATGCTGTCCTCGTAATCCCCTTCGTCTTCAAATCAGAGCAAAGCGACACCCTCAAAGTTTCAGTCACTG AGCTTTCGATCGCAGTAAGTTTGGACATTTCCCCTCAGCACAATATTTATGAGGGGGATCAAATTGACATCACGTGCAGTGTCATCAACTTTCCACAAAGATCTTACAAGTCCAACCTCTACCTGAGTCAAGGGGACAAGATTCTCAAAGTTGAGGAAAAGACCACATTTACTCACAGCATGATAATAAAGGCAAAAGACTCTGTGCTGTTTGAGTGCGGATTGGAGAtgggaaatgtgaaaaaagtcaCCACAAAGAAGGTCTCAGTAACCG AGCTGTTTTCAGTGCCCACTCTCACCATGTCTCCAGCTGAAGTCTTTCAAAGGGACGCTATAACACTGACCTGCAGGAGTGAGAACTATGCTCCTCAAAGACTCAAAGACGAAGAGTTGACTTACAGTCTTGAGCCAACTCTAAACCTACAGGAGCACGGGAAAGGAGTATATTCTGTCAAGGCCACCTTCCGTGATATCAACATTACCTGTATAGCTAAAGCCAGGGATCTcatgaaacaaagtgaaatcCTGGCTGTACGTCCTAAAG tTCGTGCCTCACGTCCAAGGATCTCAGTGATTGGCAGGGCAATCATACAACAGCCCATCACAATCCTCTGTCAGTCGGACTCTGGCAGCCTGCCAATAAACTACACTCTGTTTAAGGGTTATGATGCACTGAACACAATCAGCGTTAAGGATTCTTTTCAACAAGCTCTTTTCACAGTCACCATCAACAGGgctgatgaaataaaacagtacaCATGCGAAGCAGACAATACTAAGGGTAGAATGCAAAGCGAGAGCAGTGACAGACTCAGAGCTTTTGTCACAG AGCCTCTAAAGAACCCAGCTCTGATCGTTATTCCCGAAGTGGAACAAATTTTTGAGGGAGGCCATCTTTCCCTCATATGTACAGTAACAGGCACCCCTCCAGTTACTTTTAAGTTTTACCAACAAGGCAACAAAGACCCACTGCATACCACCACTTCCAATGAGAACCACACAAGCTATGAGGTCCCCAGGTTGTCCAAAGCGCACAGTGGCAAGTACTTCTGCGAAGCTGACAACCACGCCCATCAAGTTGTCTCAACTGAATTGGTCAACATAGAGG tGCGCATGGCGATATGGAAGAAAGCTCTAATCGGAGGGTCCTGTCTATTGGCGCTGTCAGtactggtggtggtgtgtgttctgtgcttCAAATCCAAGAGAG GTAAAAGAGAAGCACCTGCTGAATTGTCAGT AAAGCCTTCAAGCCCTAAATCAGATGACTCTTTAACAGTGAATCTAACCCACGACACAGAGGTTTATAACGCAGACACAG TGAAAGTGGACAAAgctacagtcagtgtgtggaGCAAGCGACCACCTGAAGATG ATGTAGTCGATGATGAGGAAAGCAGCGTGGTGAACAGCGAGCCTGATGTGGAGTACACAGAGGTGGTGCATCCCCAGCCAGTAGATCCTAACAGAG GTGCTGCTGATCATCATGACTAT
- the pecam1b gene encoding platelet endothelial cell adhesion molecule isoform X10, whose protein sequence is MGLLLLFTSTLLSSYFHPWIVVNAEPYFVLRAITLTIEPGANVTRDTSVTLRCHASISSSGQEPLSREYTLYKGSERIYNKVMSTSEDFLHQLPNARLSDTGKYKCEIRIKDKSKTSENVELTVTGLSKPVLHVNNSMVSEGEEVIATCMAPGERGSFYFYFYEDSKEIHNMQASSNQAEARLSINSVGSHIIHCEYAVLVIPFVFKSEQSDTLKVSVTELSIAVSLDISPQHNIYEGDQIDITCSVINFPQRSYKSNLYLSQGDKILKVEEKTTFTHSMIIKAKDSVLFECGLEMGNVKKVTTKKVSVTELFSVPTLTMSPAEVFQRDAITLTCRSENYAPQRLKDEELTYSLEPTLNLQEHGKGVYSVKATFRDINITCIAKARDLMKQSEILAVRPKVRASRPRISVIGRAIIQQPITILCQSDSGSLPINYTLFKGYDALNTISVKDSFQQALFTVTINRADEIKQYTCEADNTKGRMQSESSDRLRAFVTEPLKNPALIVIPEVEQIFEGGHLSLICTVTGTPPVTFKFYQQGNKDPLHTTTSNENHTSYEVPRLSKAHSGKYFCEADNHAHQVVSTELVNIEVRMAIWKKALIGGSCLLALSVLVVVCVLCFKSKRGKREAPAELSVRSATL, encoded by the exons ATGGGCCTCCTACTACTGTTTACCTCCACACTCCTGTCCAGCT ACTTCCATCCATGGATAGTGGTGAACGCAGAGCCAT ATTTCGTGTTGAGGGCCATCACCCTGACCATCGAGCCCGGTGCTAATGTGACTAGGGACACCTCTGTGACTCTGAGATGCCATGCTAGCATCAGCAGCTCAGGCCAGGAGCCACTGAGCCGTGAGTACACTTTATACAAGGGCTCGGAGAGAATCTACAACAAGGTCATGAGCACCTCAGAGGATTTTCTGCACCAACTACCCAACGCCAGACTCTCCGACACCGGCAAATATAAGTGTGAAATCAGGATTAAGGACAAATCTAAGACCAGCGAAAACGTGGAACTCACAGTAACAG GACTGTCAAAACCAGTTCTCCATGTTAACAACAGTATGGTTAGTGAAGGGGAGGAGGTCATCGCCACATGTATGGCTCCCGGCGAAAGAGGCTCCTTTTACTTCTACTTCTACGAGGACTCCAAAGAGATCCATAATATGCAGGCCAGCTCCAACCAGGCAGAGGCCAGGCTTTCCATTAACAGCGTTGGTAGCCACATAATACACTGTGAATATGCTGTCCTCGTAATCCCCTTCGTCTTCAAATCAGAGCAAAGCGACACCCTCAAAGTTTCAGTCACTG AGCTTTCGATCGCAGTAAGTTTGGACATTTCCCCTCAGCACAATATTTATGAGGGGGATCAAATTGACATCACGTGCAGTGTCATCAACTTTCCACAAAGATCTTACAAGTCCAACCTCTACCTGAGTCAAGGGGACAAGATTCTCAAAGTTGAGGAAAAGACCACATTTACTCACAGCATGATAATAAAGGCAAAAGACTCTGTGCTGTTTGAGTGCGGATTGGAGAtgggaaatgtgaaaaaagtcaCCACAAAGAAGGTCTCAGTAACCG AGCTGTTTTCAGTGCCCACTCTCACCATGTCTCCAGCTGAAGTCTTTCAAAGGGACGCTATAACACTGACCTGCAGGAGTGAGAACTATGCTCCTCAAAGACTCAAAGACGAAGAGTTGACTTACAGTCTTGAGCCAACTCTAAACCTACAGGAGCACGGGAAAGGAGTATATTCTGTCAAGGCCACCTTCCGTGATATCAACATTACCTGTATAGCTAAAGCCAGGGATCTcatgaaacaaagtgaaatcCTGGCTGTACGTCCTAAAG tTCGTGCCTCACGTCCAAGGATCTCAGTGATTGGCAGGGCAATCATACAACAGCCCATCACAATCCTCTGTCAGTCGGACTCTGGCAGCCTGCCAATAAACTACACTCTGTTTAAGGGTTATGATGCACTGAACACAATCAGCGTTAAGGATTCTTTTCAACAAGCTCTTTTCACAGTCACCATCAACAGGgctgatgaaataaaacagtacaCATGCGAAGCAGACAATACTAAGGGTAGAATGCAAAGCGAGAGCAGTGACAGACTCAGAGCTTTTGTCACAG AGCCTCTAAAGAACCCAGCTCTGATCGTTATTCCCGAAGTGGAACAAATTTTTGAGGGAGGCCATCTTTCCCTCATATGTACAGTAACAGGCACCCCTCCAGTTACTTTTAAGTTTTACCAACAAGGCAACAAAGACCCACTGCATACCACCACTTCCAATGAGAACCACACAAGCTATGAGGTCCCCAGGTTGTCCAAAGCGCACAGTGGCAAGTACTTCTGCGAAGCTGACAACCACGCCCATCAAGTTGTCTCAACTGAATTGGTCAACATAGAGG tGCGCATGGCGATATGGAAGAAAGCTCTAATCGGAGGGTCCTGTCTATTGGCGCTGTCAGtactggtggtggtgtgtgttctgtgcttCAAATCCAAGAGAG GTAAAAGAGAAGCACCTGCTGAATTGTCAGT ACGCAGCGCCACTCTATGA
- the pecam1b gene encoding platelet endothelial cell adhesion molecule isoform X8 gives MGLLLLFTSTLLSSYFHPWIVVNAEPYFVLRAITLTIEPGANVTRDTSVTLRCHASISSSGQEPLSREYTLYKGSERIYNKVMSTSEDFLHQLPNARLSDTGKYKCEIRIKDKSKTSENVELTVTGLSKPVLHVNNSMVSEGEEVIATCMAPGERGSFYFYFYEDSKEIHNMQASSNQAEARLSINSVGSHIIHCEYAVLVIPFVFKSEQSDTLKVSVTELSIAVSLDISPQHNIYEGDQIDITCSVINFPQRSYKSNLYLSQGDKILKVEEKTTFTHSMIIKAKDSVLFECGLEMGNVKKVTTKKVSVTELFSVPTLTMSPAEVFQRDAITLTCRSENYAPQRLKDEELTYSLEPTLNLQEHGKGVYSVKATFRDINITCIAKARDLMKQSEILAVRPKVRASRPRISVIGRAIIQQPITILCQSDSGSLPINYTLFKGYDALNTISVKDSFQQALFTVTINRADEIKQYTCEADNTKGRMQSESSDRLRAFVTEPLKNPALIVIPEVEQIFEGGHLSLICTVTGTPPVTFKFYQQGNKDPLHTTTSNENHTSYEVPRLSKAHSGKYFCEADNHAHQVVSTELVNIEVRMAIWKKALIGGSCLLALSVLVVVCVLCFKSKRDAAPLYDGTEGRVTNGVRDSAASLPADFSNRSSYSIPATV, from the exons ATGGGCCTCCTACTACTGTTTACCTCCACACTCCTGTCCAGCT ACTTCCATCCATGGATAGTGGTGAACGCAGAGCCAT ATTTCGTGTTGAGGGCCATCACCCTGACCATCGAGCCCGGTGCTAATGTGACTAGGGACACCTCTGTGACTCTGAGATGCCATGCTAGCATCAGCAGCTCAGGCCAGGAGCCACTGAGCCGTGAGTACACTTTATACAAGGGCTCGGAGAGAATCTACAACAAGGTCATGAGCACCTCAGAGGATTTTCTGCACCAACTACCCAACGCCAGACTCTCCGACACCGGCAAATATAAGTGTGAAATCAGGATTAAGGACAAATCTAAGACCAGCGAAAACGTGGAACTCACAGTAACAG GACTGTCAAAACCAGTTCTCCATGTTAACAACAGTATGGTTAGTGAAGGGGAGGAGGTCATCGCCACATGTATGGCTCCCGGCGAAAGAGGCTCCTTTTACTTCTACTTCTACGAGGACTCCAAAGAGATCCATAATATGCAGGCCAGCTCCAACCAGGCAGAGGCCAGGCTTTCCATTAACAGCGTTGGTAGCCACATAATACACTGTGAATATGCTGTCCTCGTAATCCCCTTCGTCTTCAAATCAGAGCAAAGCGACACCCTCAAAGTTTCAGTCACTG AGCTTTCGATCGCAGTAAGTTTGGACATTTCCCCTCAGCACAATATTTATGAGGGGGATCAAATTGACATCACGTGCAGTGTCATCAACTTTCCACAAAGATCTTACAAGTCCAACCTCTACCTGAGTCAAGGGGACAAGATTCTCAAAGTTGAGGAAAAGACCACATTTACTCACAGCATGATAATAAAGGCAAAAGACTCTGTGCTGTTTGAGTGCGGATTGGAGAtgggaaatgtgaaaaaagtcaCCACAAAGAAGGTCTCAGTAACCG AGCTGTTTTCAGTGCCCACTCTCACCATGTCTCCAGCTGAAGTCTTTCAAAGGGACGCTATAACACTGACCTGCAGGAGTGAGAACTATGCTCCTCAAAGACTCAAAGACGAAGAGTTGACTTACAGTCTTGAGCCAACTCTAAACCTACAGGAGCACGGGAAAGGAGTATATTCTGTCAAGGCCACCTTCCGTGATATCAACATTACCTGTATAGCTAAAGCCAGGGATCTcatgaaacaaagtgaaatcCTGGCTGTACGTCCTAAAG tTCGTGCCTCACGTCCAAGGATCTCAGTGATTGGCAGGGCAATCATACAACAGCCCATCACAATCCTCTGTCAGTCGGACTCTGGCAGCCTGCCAATAAACTACACTCTGTTTAAGGGTTATGATGCACTGAACACAATCAGCGTTAAGGATTCTTTTCAACAAGCTCTTTTCACAGTCACCATCAACAGGgctgatgaaataaaacagtacaCATGCGAAGCAGACAATACTAAGGGTAGAATGCAAAGCGAGAGCAGTGACAGACTCAGAGCTTTTGTCACAG AGCCTCTAAAGAACCCAGCTCTGATCGTTATTCCCGAAGTGGAACAAATTTTTGAGGGAGGCCATCTTTCCCTCATATGTACAGTAACAGGCACCCCTCCAGTTACTTTTAAGTTTTACCAACAAGGCAACAAAGACCCACTGCATACCACCACTTCCAATGAGAACCACACAAGCTATGAGGTCCCCAGGTTGTCCAAAGCGCACAGTGGCAAGTACTTCTGCGAAGCTGACAACCACGCCCATCAAGTTGTCTCAACTGAATTGGTCAACATAGAGG tGCGCATGGCGATATGGAAGAAAGCTCTAATCGGAGGGTCCTGTCTATTGGCGCTGTCAGtactggtggtggtgtgtgttctgtgcttCAAATCCAAGAGAG ACGCAGCGCCACTCTATGATGGCACAGAGGGGAGAGTGACCAATGGGGTGCGAGATAGCGCGGCATCGCTTCCCGCTGACTTCAGCAACAGGAGCAGCTACAGTATTCCAGCCACAGTGTAG
- the pecam1b gene encoding platelet endothelial cell adhesion molecule isoform X9 yields MGLLLLFTSTLLSSYFHPWIVVNAEPYFVLRAITLTIEPGANVTRDTSVTLRCHASISSSGQEPLSREYTLYKGSERIYNKVMSTSEDFLHQLPNARLSDTGKYKCEIRIKDKSKTSENVELTVTGLSKPVLHVNNSMVSEGEEVIATCMAPGERGSFYFYFYEDSKEIHNMQASSNQAEARLSINSVGSHIIHCEYAVLVIPFVFKSEQSDTLKVSVTELSIAVSLDISPQHNIYEGDQIDITCSVINFPQRSYKSNLYLSQGDKILKVEEKTTFTHSMIIKAKDSVLFECGLEMGNVKKVTTKKVSVTELFSVPTLTMSPAEVFQRDAITLTCRSENYAPQRLKDEELTYSLEPTLNLQEHGKGVYSVKATFRDINITCIAKARDLMKQSEILAVRPKVRASRPRISVIGRAIIQQPITILCQSDSGSLPINYTLFKGYDALNTISVKDSFQQALFTVTINRADEIKQYTCEADNTKGRMQSESSDRLRAFVTEPLKNPALIVIPEVEQIFEGGHLSLICTVTGTPPVTFKFYQQGNKDPLHTTTSNENHTSYEVPRLSKAHSGKYFCEADNHAHQVVSTELVNIEVRMAIWKKALIGGSCLLALSVLVVVCVLCFKSKRGKREAPAELSVLQALNQMTL; encoded by the exons ATGGGCCTCCTACTACTGTTTACCTCCACACTCCTGTCCAGCT ACTTCCATCCATGGATAGTGGTGAACGCAGAGCCAT ATTTCGTGTTGAGGGCCATCACCCTGACCATCGAGCCCGGTGCTAATGTGACTAGGGACACCTCTGTGACTCTGAGATGCCATGCTAGCATCAGCAGCTCAGGCCAGGAGCCACTGAGCCGTGAGTACACTTTATACAAGGGCTCGGAGAGAATCTACAACAAGGTCATGAGCACCTCAGAGGATTTTCTGCACCAACTACCCAACGCCAGACTCTCCGACACCGGCAAATATAAGTGTGAAATCAGGATTAAGGACAAATCTAAGACCAGCGAAAACGTGGAACTCACAGTAACAG GACTGTCAAAACCAGTTCTCCATGTTAACAACAGTATGGTTAGTGAAGGGGAGGAGGTCATCGCCACATGTATGGCTCCCGGCGAAAGAGGCTCCTTTTACTTCTACTTCTACGAGGACTCCAAAGAGATCCATAATATGCAGGCCAGCTCCAACCAGGCAGAGGCCAGGCTTTCCATTAACAGCGTTGGTAGCCACATAATACACTGTGAATATGCTGTCCTCGTAATCCCCTTCGTCTTCAAATCAGAGCAAAGCGACACCCTCAAAGTTTCAGTCACTG AGCTTTCGATCGCAGTAAGTTTGGACATTTCCCCTCAGCACAATATTTATGAGGGGGATCAAATTGACATCACGTGCAGTGTCATCAACTTTCCACAAAGATCTTACAAGTCCAACCTCTACCTGAGTCAAGGGGACAAGATTCTCAAAGTTGAGGAAAAGACCACATTTACTCACAGCATGATAATAAAGGCAAAAGACTCTGTGCTGTTTGAGTGCGGATTGGAGAtgggaaatgtgaaaaaagtcaCCACAAAGAAGGTCTCAGTAACCG AGCTGTTTTCAGTGCCCACTCTCACCATGTCTCCAGCTGAAGTCTTTCAAAGGGACGCTATAACACTGACCTGCAGGAGTGAGAACTATGCTCCTCAAAGACTCAAAGACGAAGAGTTGACTTACAGTCTTGAGCCAACTCTAAACCTACAGGAGCACGGGAAAGGAGTATATTCTGTCAAGGCCACCTTCCGTGATATCAACATTACCTGTATAGCTAAAGCCAGGGATCTcatgaaacaaagtgaaatcCTGGCTGTACGTCCTAAAG tTCGTGCCTCACGTCCAAGGATCTCAGTGATTGGCAGGGCAATCATACAACAGCCCATCACAATCCTCTGTCAGTCGGACTCTGGCAGCCTGCCAATAAACTACACTCTGTTTAAGGGTTATGATGCACTGAACACAATCAGCGTTAAGGATTCTTTTCAACAAGCTCTTTTCACAGTCACCATCAACAGGgctgatgaaataaaacagtacaCATGCGAAGCAGACAATACTAAGGGTAGAATGCAAAGCGAGAGCAGTGACAGACTCAGAGCTTTTGTCACAG AGCCTCTAAAGAACCCAGCTCTGATCGTTATTCCCGAAGTGGAACAAATTTTTGAGGGAGGCCATCTTTCCCTCATATGTACAGTAACAGGCACCCCTCCAGTTACTTTTAAGTTTTACCAACAAGGCAACAAAGACCCACTGCATACCACCACTTCCAATGAGAACCACACAAGCTATGAGGTCCCCAGGTTGTCCAAAGCGCACAGTGGCAAGTACTTCTGCGAAGCTGACAACCACGCCCATCAAGTTGTCTCAACTGAATTGGTCAACATAGAGG tGCGCATGGCGATATGGAAGAAAGCTCTAATCGGAGGGTCCTGTCTATTGGCGCTGTCAGtactggtggtggtgtgtgttctgtgcttCAAATCCAAGAGAG GTAAAAGAGAAGCACCTGCTGAATTGTCAGT CCTTCAAGCCCTAAATCAGATGACTCTTTAA